The genomic segment GGATGCTTATCTGAACCGGTTGGATCTGGGAGTAAAACTAGATTGTGGTTCAGACCAGAAGTCCAGCGTGCCCTTGTTCGCCTGCAGAAGTGTCTGGGTATTTTTAATGGTGAAACACGTGCGTGGCGGCAGACAGGGGTTTTCCTGCACGTGTGGTGAACTTGCCTGAAGACTTGggctttggggtggggggaaggaactgGTGCAGTGGTTAAATATGGTGAACATAGTGACTTACTGTATAGCCAGACCCCTTCAGGAGGGGAGATCTCTGTTATCAGGAGTAATCGTTGTGGCTGATTTCATGAATAATGTCCAGTGCAAATGTCAGCAGGATAATTAAGTTCCCTGGCTGCCTTCCAGTACTAAAGTCCAAGAGGTATATGATTGTCCTGGACACACGCTTCGCTTTGAGAGTGATACAGCACATCTAGATGTGAAGTTGCTTATTAATATGCATGGTCAGCTCACCACTTCGCTACCATGGTGCCTGTGCTCTGTGCATAGTCACGactttttaatctctttgaTAAAGATCTTGCACCTCCTGCCTTGGATACTGTAAAATCACAGTGCTGCTGATTTTGGGTAGGTGACTGTGCAAGTCAGTTCTCTCTTCTCTAAGGTTTAATTGTACTTTATTTGTGTAGGTCTTCGAAGCGGTTATTTCTTGGATAAATTATGAGAAGGAATCTCGCTTAGAGCACATGGCTAAACTGATGGAGCATGTTCGCCTACCCCTTTTGCCCAGAGATTATCTCGTACAGGTTAGTCTGCAAATAAGTAATTAATACTTGCACTTAAGCTACTGGTAGCTCCTTAATCAGTGGCTTGGCCGTTTGTGTCTGAGGTGGGTAATTTGGCATGTTACGAGTCTGTGAACagaggaataaaaggaaaaaccgGGTGCCCTCTGAAATCAATGTGTGGGTGCTGAAACCTTCTTGTAAATGTgtcccgtgctctgccaggcagTGCTGAGAGCAGAGCTCCTGCTCCTCTTGGTGGAAGCATTTAGAAGTTAGCATTTAGAAAAATCTTGGGATTTTTCACTCAGAAAATACCTGGGTGGTGGTGTTACAAGCTTGTGCAGTTTTTCCCCTTACGTATAGGTAAATTCAGCTTGGTGAAAACACGTCATGTGTGATCATTTTGTCTTAAGATGTGTTCTGCACGTAGAGATGGGTCTGTGTGACTGGCAGGCTCTCCGACTTAGTTTGGCTTAGAGGTTGCTCTTGATGAGTTAGTTCCTGGGATCTGGGCCTTGATTATGAGCTGAGAATCCCCAAAGAAGGGCTTGGCATATGGGCTCTTTGACTACTATGCTTTTATCGCGTGTCTAAAAAATCAAtagaattgaaataaaattggtATTCATAAGATGAACccatcatattttttttctttcaactgtATCTTCTGATCAAGTAAAAGATACTGCCTCTCCTTAAAAATTCTGGATCAAATAAGAGAAATTACTTATTTTGTACCCAGACTCCTGGTGAATTCTCCCCTGCTGAATAAAGTGTCTGGCAGAGGGTGGTAAACTAGAGGGAGCACTGCTACTTGTGAGTGATACTTGAAAAAACTGAGAAGCTCGGATGTTACTGCATGTGTTTCTTtgggaagagctggaagtcTGTGTTTGCCTTccgcattttttttttatgttggtACTTTGGAAGAGAATTCCAagtttcatgttttttctaCAATGCTTGTGAGCTGTGCCACCAAGTACTTCAGTCTAAATGATCTTTCATGTGTGCACGTTCTCAGACAGTTGAAGAAGAAGCTTTAATCAAGAATAACAACACCTGTAAAGACTTCCTTATCGAGGCCATGAAATATCATTTGCTTCCTCTGGATCAAAGGCAACTGATAAAGAATCCCAGAACTAAGCCAAGGACTCCCGTTAGCCTGCCAAAGGTAAGCCGAGTTGGTCGCTTTGTCACCTCACACCATATTACTGGTGGCATTTTCTCCCTTTGAAAGGAGCTTCTATACTTGCCACGTTACTCCTCACTAACTCCATGGTAGTCCTGTGAAGTGTTTTACTCCCTCTTCTGGTATTGCCTATGCCCACCAAGGATACGTAATTAAGTTGGATAAACTTTGATAAACCTTTAGGAGAAGCAATCTCTCTGCTCACAGGGGCAAGGGTCTGCTCCTGAAACGTTTTGTCAGCCACAAGTGGCTTCGTGAACGGCTATTGCTCCTGGAGCTGTGGCTTGAGAATTGCTGACCCGTGGAGCGGCAgcggctgcaggcagctgcctgaagGGCTCGCAGGGTTGGCTGAGGTTTCTGCTGACTTGTAGCACAGTCATGGAGCCCTGCTGAGGAGGGTCACAGTAGgtgtctttccttttcctgtatCCGTAATCAGaagccaggaaagcaggaaacaACAGCACCGGGACCCGTGGGCAGGAAGCCTGAAGCAATTTCAATAAACTCAAAGCAGCTACTGAATAAATAGTCCTTGTTACTCACATTTATCCTGCAGGAATGTGATGTTCTGGCCACCACTTCATTAGTGAGGAAACAAATGACAACAAACTGTTTTCCCTGTGCCCAGGGATAAATGCAGTTTGGCGTGATGTCTCTCAACAGACTGTTGCTGAAGTTATTAATAGGCATTCTGGAGATTGTAGGACATCAAAACCACGGTGTATTATTTGTCTAAGCACAAATCATAGGGAGCTTTGTGGGATGGTGTATTGAGATCTGTGCTATGAGGCACTGTTCAGATGTTTAGATATTGGTCTGTCCATTGAGAAATTGCGGTTCTGCAGAGTGTGTCGGTGTGTTGTCCATTCTGCCTGCTGGCGCTGAGATGAAGTTGGTATAACATAGCTTTGGGAGTATCATGAAGGGCTGAGGTGACCCTTGTTGAAGGAGTGAAGTAGTTAAGGATAAAATGAACAGTGAACCAGCCAGATCAGAGTTTCTCAGCGTCTTCTGTAGCATGACCTATGAGTACAAACCCAAATCTTCTGCAGgcctctcctcctttcttttgaaCTGTAAAGAAAGGGGAGGAGGTGATGATCTTCCAGCAATCCTTTTACTGAGAAACTTTCATCTGGTCTGTTGGTCCCGCTGACGGGGGCTTACTATCTGCTGTGAAATCTCTTAATTCTGTAATCGTGTGAAGCTCTGCAGCTTTCCATGGAAGACTGTTACACAACTAGCAGTCAGGCTACTAATTTAGACTGTTTGCTTTCTAATGTCACGTTCTCATCTTTGTAGATCAAACAGTCCACTATTTTCATACTCTCCAAATTCTTTAAATTGCTGTCTAGCTCTGTACCTTTATAGCAACTGTGATTGGAGTTGAGCTCGTTACCCAAGTGACCTCAGGTGACGATCTTATCCTCACAGCTACTCACAGCTCCCTTGCAGAGGCTGAAACCAGTTTTTCATCTATTCTTTGACTATAACTGAAGCCGCGTTATCTTGCTTCTAGCTCCTTGGCCTTGTAAAAATCAGATTGTCTTGGGTAGTGTTTGCTCCTGCCGATTTGCTGTGATAAGGGGAGTGAATCCTCCCTCTTGACATCTGTGGAGGGTCGAAGGAAATGTGTTCAGAACGAAGCGCAGGTCCAGCTGTTTGTAGGTGCAGGTGTTttggctgctgcctgtgcatGCGTTGGTTTGCAGTGCCCAGCTGGGGTCAGCAGCGATGGGCAGCTCTCGAGCGCTGCGCTGCAGGCTCCTGGGACCGCTGCCCCTGGGCAAGTCAGCGAGTCCATGGGGAGTTTGTCTTCTGGTGGCAGACAGGGCAGATGTGGGAAGGATCACACCACCTGCTGTCCAGGCCTTCTCGCTTTTCCACCAGTGTCCACTGCTTGCCATTGCTGGGAACGGAGTCTGGGGCTGGACGGGCCTTTAGCCTGCTCCGGCAGAGTGATTCTTGCGCTCCTGAGATTGCCCTTGATCGCCTTCACAAAGATCTATCTGTAAGGAATTTAGGGTTTAATTACTGGATTTGCATCAATACTAGTTGCAGCCAAAAACTTTAATGAAGCTTCCTTCAGCAGCCCAACACCCCGGGTCTTAATAGTCCTGGTGATTTCCCCGAGTGTTTTCCTCCCCGCAGGTGGCAATACAGCTGTCAGGTTTTATTTGCTGAGTGGCATTGGTTATTTTTAGCACCACCATGGAGATAATGACTAAACAGTGGGCTGGCTCTGGAAATTACACTGGGGtcatcttcatttaaaaatacttctgcagTGAGTCTTGCATGTGCCATGGTGCCAAGCGGTTTTGTGTTTCATGGGGAGCTGGGCAGGTTGCCCACCTTGGAAACAGTAAGGAATGGTTAATGATGCTGCCATATTTAGCATGCATTAAATTGGCGATCACTTCTCCCCGCCACTGCAGAGGCTTTTGGTGGGCCTGCAGCATGTTTTCGGCAGCTGCTCTTGACCTGGCTGTGCCGATGGTTTCTTTGCAGagagcagcttcccaggctGGTGTCTCAGGTTTTACAGCTCTCATCTTCCCTCTCCAGGTGATGATCGTCGTAGGTGGGCAAGCGCCCAAAGCCATTCGCAGTGTGGAGTGCTATGATTTTGAGGAGGAGCGGTGGGATCAGGTTGCTGAGCTTCCCTCAAGGAGATGCAGAGCAGGTAATGGGAACTTTTCCTGCaaccttcttttttccccctcagtgcAGCTCTTCAGGGCTGGCTGGATGTCCTCAGTTGTCCCTTCAGCATTCCTCTATGCTCCCAGCCTCAAGCAGCTCTTTCTTTTTGCCATTGTCATGGGATAGAGTcaattctcttcactgcagctgccatagtgctgtgctttggacttagtatgaaaacaatgttgataacacactgatgttttagttgttgctagatagtgcttacactagtcaaagACTCTTCAGCCTCCCACGcgctgctgggtgcacaagaagccgggtggggagggggcacagctaagagagcagattcaaactggccaaggggatattccatatcatgtaacgtcatgcccagtatgttaactggggggagctggcagggggagggaggcagcaatcatggctcggggacgggcagcgtcggtcggcaggtggtgagtggttgtatcgtttgtgtttctggatttgttccctcttttcctttttattatattagcattattgttattattattataattattatcagtattattttattttaattactaaactgttcttatctcaacccacaagtttttttgcttttgctcttccgatcctctcccccatcccacaggggtggggggaatgagTGGCTGCggggtgtttagttgccaacaGGGGCTGAATCACAACAGCCATTCCTTCCTCGTCTTTCCGTGCACGTGTATCCTTCTCGTTTAGGTGGATGCCCTGCCCTCCAGAGGGGCTACGCTTGCCTGTCTGTCCTCCATAGCCACTGTCTCTCCTTCATCACCTTTCTCTCCCGGCTGCTCCTCCATTAGTATTTCCCCTCCTCCCATCTTGCTGGCCTGGCAGCCCACAGGGAGCCAGTTTTACTTGCTGGTTTCCTAGTGAAAAATCAAAGGAGCTGAGTCAGTCCCTCTCTGTGCTGAGGAGTGTGTGATGGAGAGCAGATCTGTAAGTTGGGAGTCTGAAGACATCTGAGAAGGTTGTGAATGTGGATCACCATTTGGTGTTCTCTCTGGCTCAGAAAATTACTCATTCAGGTGTGAAATCCATCTGTGCCTTATGTTGCCGTGTATTTATGTGCATTTCACCTTCCATATGACACGTATGTTTTATGCTTCGCTCCAATGCTCTTAACCTGCAGAAGATGCCAAAGACTTGCCCACATTCTGCTTTTCCCTGATGTCTTACACACCTCGACAGACGCCTGATGACACTTGCTTCCCAAGCTGTTTGCAAAACCTCCCTAAAATCTCGCTTCTCTTTTATCAGGTGTGGTATTTATGGCTGGCAATGTTTATGCTGTCGGGGGCTTTAACGGATCTTTGAGGGTACGGACGGTGGATGTGTACGATGGTGTGAAGGACCAGTGGACGTCCATAGCCAGCATGCAGGAAAGGCGAAGCACTTTAGGCGCAGCTGTGCTCAATGATCTCCTGTATGCAGTGGGCGGCTTTGATGGCAGCACTGGTAGGTGACTGAGCAAAAATCAGGCAGTGCCTGACCcgaaaaaatattttcagagaccCCTGTGTAGACAACAGAGCTTTAGTGAGGTCCCTGCACCCTTCCTTTATGATGTTGTAGAGAGAGCCAGAGATTGGCTTTTCTGTGTGTTGTAACTAACCTCATGCACGTTCTGACCCAGCAGTAACTGCAGAGGTGTCTCAcccttgttttttcctttagttcTTTCAGTCTCGTTCTCTATATGAATAGGCTTATTCTGGActgaaaagggttttttccttgttttagtTAAATTTTTCATAGCAACATGAATAAAATGCCAGCAAGTCATCTTATGGGGTTCACGTGTCTGGGATTTATCTTGGCATAACTGCGAGTTTAGATTCACGCCTCTGCTGTGGAGCTTTGCCGCTTGGTTAAACCCTAAACTCATTCTTCCAGCTGGCGATGAGTACCATGCAACAGGATCTGGGGGAATTTTAAACCTTTGCATAGACATTTTGTAATGCTTGAAGGGACGTGGGATTTTTTGGGCTTGGAATCTGGACACTGCTTCACCTTGGTGTCCCCAGCACGTCGGAGGGGCGGCATTCCCAGTGCAGGGGCCATAGTGTAACAattcttccagctgctgaagAAGTAGCATTGATGTGCCTCCCCCAGTCTGAAAGGCAAAGGACAAGAAAATTGGGTTGCAGGAGTGTGGGGGGAATTACGGGCTTGGGAGGAGGTGGAAGGCAGATGAAAGTGCAACaccaatctttttttcttctctttttttttaattagaaaaccTGTGTATCCCCTTTTTAACTAGGTCTGGCATCAGTTGAGGCCTATAGCTATAAAACCAATGAATGGTTTTTTGTGGCTCCCATGAACACAAGAAGAAGCAGTGTTGGAGTTGGAGTTGTCGAGGGTAAGAAAATCGGCAGCCATTCCCATTGAGCGAACGTTACTGTGTCAAACAGAAGCCTGAATGTTTAAGTGCAATAGGAGGGAACTGCAGGAACTGTTCTCTACCCTGTCTTtagttgttaaatatttattttatatgacaTAATCGCTGCAGCTTTGTCCATTCTCCTCTTTACCTTAGTGAAAAATCATGTGTAGCTTTCCAGGAACCTCAGACCCCTATCAGAGCAGCCAATGCCTCCTGTGAATGCCATTAGGTGTGTCCAGGTTTCTTTGAATCCTTATTCTTCCTGGGCTGCTTCTTGCTGGTGAAAGCAAGTGGTATTGTGCAGTGTATGCTGTTGCCATCAGCAGACATTACGTGGATGGAGTACTCATCACAGAAAATCTACTCGGCGAGAGAAGCAGGAGCATAGTTCATCCCACAGCCCCAAGCTGGTGGTTTGGCAGGAATGCTAAAACCTCCTTTTATTGACATTGGGCTTGCCGGCACGCACGGCACGATGTGCTGTGGTTCGTAAATGAGCAAGGACTGACAAGAGCAAAcgctggtgctgcagcagctcggGAGCGAGGCAGGCGGGGTGGGTGGAGAGGGCGCTTGGAGGGATCGCGGCGGCTGTTGGCACCTATGTGTCAGCACCGAACTCGGGTGGGCTGGAACTGAGCAGCTTGGTTTGGATCCAGGAGAAGGAGCAGTTTAAGTAGGaacctttccttcctttagcCAAATCAGTTCTGAAGCAAGTGAAAGGTTTTATTTGACCTTGTCCCTGGCATGGCATAGCAGTTTCCAATTAGTGCAGTGCGGAGCAGCGGCTGGCACAAGCCCTGTTATAAACTGCACTTTGAAGTGGCTTGGTTTGACATGTGTGCATGGGAAATACATGAAATGTGTTTATGTACATGAAATGTGTTTATGtgagaagagggagggagataAAGTCAGAATAAATAGCAGTGGTTGTGCTAAATTTGTATATTTAAGGAGCATCCACTTCAAAATTGGCCCATGCTTGTGAAGTGCTGGGCTGCTGGTAGTCAGTGGGATTTGCTAAAGTGAGTCAGTCATTTGAATGTGGAACAATTGTTAAGTACATATCCAAGATGGATTTCTATGTGCAGGTTTTCTACCAGAGACATATGAAAtccttctcctttgctttgtttgaaaGTGCAAATAAGTGTTGCACATGTTGTAGtccatgattaaaaaaaataaaaaataagggCATGTGATGGGGAAGAGAGCTCATCATATTGGTGTAGGGAAcaagctgcagcctgcagtTAATCCACAGTGTTCATCTGAACATGATGAAGATCGATCTGATGTCTGTGGGTACTGAAAATATCTAATAATTTATGCCAGCCAGGGAACTTTATCCTGTCTTGCTCTGTCTGGCCCTCCTGCCTTGATTCACTGACTAACACCAGGCAGATTGAAACAACAGCACAAATAAGAGAAGAAGGAGCACAATCATAAATCTGATCCTCGCAAACATCTCATAATGATCACAGCCCAAGGAAGGTATGAGTAGAGCTGAGGGAGAACAGGGGGCAGAGGCTGGaccatgagaaagaaaagagctggCCTATTCTTTGAGCCTCGCAAACATCAAGGGAACAGGAGGATGGAAAAGAGTGTAGGTGATAACTGTTGGTGGGAGTCTCATGATGAAGAATTGCAGAGCTCATTTGTGGCTAGGCTCTGCTGTTATGGACTGAAAATTGGTCTTATCCATGGGTTTTGTACAAAATTTTGCGTTAAgatttttcttacatatttgTTGAACTTTATTGATGGTGGTTGCAGTGTCTAGGAGGCCTGGTCTAGAACCAGAACACCTTTGTGCTATGTGGTCTagtaaagaaacacaaagaaaccCCCTCTGCCTGGAGAGTTTACTGCCTAAATGCAGAATAAGCTGATAGATGTTACAGTGAGATAAAGAGAGATTATCAGGCAGGTCTCCGAACAGAGGACATGGTGGGTCATTGGCCTTGTTTCACGTATGGTGTAGCACTGTGCTGTCTGACTGTGTTTCTTCAGTCTCTCTAAGGTGTATGCTGTCCAGCTTTCATTGAGGTAGAAAGGGCCCGATACACCATGCTGTGAGGGTCTCCTGTGGTATCTTCTGTGTTGTGACCACTTGGCATGAGTGAGCAGGCTGGCCTCAGCTGTGCTAGCAGCATTGGTTAGTTTCGATTTGGCCCAGGTTCTTCAAAATCAGGTCTAAGTTTCCATGCAGGTATTATATAAACACAAGAGGCGATTACATATTTATTGCTCATGTGTTATTATAATTAATGTACGGTATCAACCTCTGACAGCATACTTGTGGCACCTGAACAGGAGGAAACACTTGATCAGCGGAATGTGCTTTGATGTCATCTATTTTCCTGGGCCAACAAGTCATTTGGAAAACCCTCTGGGCTTTTGGCCTCTAATTAAGCTGCTGTGTCGTGTATTTCCTTGTCTTAGTTGACAGCTTTAACGGCTTTAAAAACAATCCCGCCTGTCTGTGAGTTTACTTCAGATCCTTTTGGTAGGATTTTCCCCAGACATCCCAGCAGGTTTAGGCACATCTCCCAGGGCCTCCCTCAGCTGGGATCTGTCCTCACCTGGGGCTGTCAGGTGTGATGGCAATGTAAATCAGTCATAGCCGTAATGCCGATGCCAACGTCTGTCTCTTACAGGTAAGCTCTATGCTGTGGGGGGTTATGATGGAGCGTCCCGTCAGTGCCTTAGTACCGTCGAGCAGTATAACCCAGCCACGAACGAATGGACCTACGTAGCCGACATGAGCACTCGACGCAGTGGTGCAGGTACTGGCTCTGAGATGTGTTCTTAAGCGTGGATGACTGCTGGGTTCTCCTCTGCTCATGGAAAGGAAGAAGCGTGTTTTGGCATTGCAACCAGTtatttccccctccttcccatgACGGGAAAAAGCATAATTGCTTGGAAGctctcagcagctctcctgaCTTTGTTAAGATCtaccaaataaaaattaatttctggaataatgaaataatgttCAGTGTTTCTAAGTAGCCTCGCTAACAGATGCATCTCACTTGTAAGCAAAGCATTATCTTTCCAAATCAGCAGCTGCAGGCTCAGCTGGGGACTGGAAAGCCAAACTGCGtcatctcctctcctctcctatCATTTGGGGGTTGTCAGATGGATTTTCCTTTTGGATCTTCTCTGCAAGCATCCAGTGGGTGCTTTGCAGTACAAAGCACACCTGCCCTGGGTGATGTGCAGACCAAGTCAAGGTAACAAAATTCATCTCAGGTTGCCCCTGCTAAGCTAGTTTTTAGTGTACCTTTTTCTGGCAAGAGTTGGTGATCTGGAGGATTGGAGGAAAGGACATGTAAAAAAGGATTATATTCTAGTCTTGATGATTTCTTACTTAGTACATGACATTAGGCCAGGTAGGCACTTGTCTTGTCTGTGGCTGTTCTTCTCTGAAAGAGATAAAAACTCTTACCcattgtattttaaatcttCTTCAGATGACAGGGAATGTGACAATATTGGTCCTATTGCTCAGCATGGTCAGTGGGTCCTCCCTGATGTCAAATTGTGCAGTTCTTGTTTTACAACAGCCCAAGTGGCAGTTGCCCAGAGGTAGCTGAGCCCGGAGGCGTGTGGGCTGAAGTGACCCTGCAGGTTAAGCTGTGGTGGGGATTTCCTTCTGAGCTGAGCGACAGGGAGACTGCTCTCTAGACACTGCCTTTCTTTCCTCACTTTAGTACCTTTTCCGTAACTCCAGGTGAGGCAAATACGGTTACACGCTGTTGGTTTGAATTCAGTTGAAGTGGTTTGTAGTAGCTTGATGCTTAAACCGAGCTCAATGCAACCTTATAGGAGAACAGAATGAGTATTTCATGTTGTTGACAGCATGTTGAAACATGGCAAAACAGTTTGTGCCTGTAGTGAGATGGATTTTAGTGAATTTTCTTTGTTGAAACACTCTGCTCTGAGTTCTGCTTTGCAAGTACATCTCCACACGGCAAGTCCAGTATTAGGAATGTTCTTGCTTGCCTGCCAAGTAATCTTGCAATTTTCTGTTCCCAACCTGAAAGCTGAGCTCCTCAAGCTCTGGTTGTCACTCAGATGCCCCTCCAGCATGCACTGGGGAGGGGACTGCCCAGTGCCACTTGTCGCAAGTGGTGCTGCAGCGCGATCTATCGTACAGCTCCATAAATGAAGCCGTGCTCAGAG from the Phalacrocorax aristotelis chromosome 8, bGulAri2.1, whole genome shotgun sequence genome contains:
- the KLHL3 gene encoding kelch-like protein 3 isoform X3, encoding MNYGGDMSESKAKKIEIKDVDGQTLRKLIDYIYTAEIEVTEENVQVLLPAASLLQLMDVRKNCCDFLQSQLHPTNCLGIRAFADVHACTELLQQANAYAEQHFPEVMLGEEFLSLSLDQVCSLISSDKLTVSSEEKVFEAVISWINYEKESRLEHMAKLMEHVRLPLLPRDYLVQTVEEEALIKNNNTCKDFLIEAMKYHLLPLDQRQLIKNPRTKPRTPVSLPKVMIVVGGQAPKAIRSVECYDFEEERWDQVAELPSRRCRAGVVFMAGNVYAVGGFNGSLRVRTVDVYDGVKDQWTSIASMQERRSTLGAAVLNDLLYAVGGFDGSTGLASVEAYSYKTNEWFFVAPMNTRRSSVGVGVVEGKLYAVGGYDGASRQCLSTVEQYNPATNEWTYVADMSTRRSGAGVGVLSGLLYATGGHDGPLVRKSVEVYDPGTNTWKQVADMNMCRRNAGVCAVNGLLYVVGGDDGSCNLASVEYYNPITDKWTLLPTSMSTGRSYAGVAVIHKPL